In Equus przewalskii isolate Varuska chromosome 6, EquPr2, whole genome shotgun sequence, one DNA window encodes the following:
- the TSPAN16 gene encoding tetraspanin-16 isoform X2, with amino-acid sequence MAETHPPYSSFKKLSSFFNGITAVSGVVLIGLGFYVKFRGAALTRVLGLSHAHLHHVGYLCLVLGCVTVLLSFTGWYGVTKENRGTLLFVQDMGLEHNVVTLRTNYKGFNEPDDYSTDWNSVMEKLKCCGVKNYTDFSGSSFEMMTGHAYPRSCCKSIQTVACDGHNVSTDIIHQEGCLPKLLEITKTQSFNLSGDSLGAAVIQLPGILATLLLFTKLG; translated from the exons ATGGCTGAAACACACCCTCCGTATTCTTCCTTCAAGAAGCTATCATCTTTCTTCAATGGCATCACCGCT GTGTCTGGTGTGGTCCTCATTGGCCTGGGCTTCTATGTCAAGTTCAGAGGGGCTGCCCTAACGAGGGTCCTCGGGCTGTCCCATGCACACCTGCATCACGTTGGCTACCTGTGTCTGGTGTTGGGCTGCGTCACGGTCCTGCTCAGCTTCACTGGGTGGTACGGGGTTACCAAAGAGAACAGAGGCACGCTCCTGTTT GTTCAAGACATGGGCTTGGAGCACAACGTTGTGACCCTGAGGACGAACTATAAAGGTTTCAACGAGCCCGATGATTATTCCACGGACTGGAACTCGGTCATGGAGAAG CTAAAGTGCTGTGGAGTGAAAAACTACACGGATTTTTCTGGCTCCTCCTTTGAAATGATGACAGGTCACGCCTACCCCAGGAGTTGCTGTAAATCCATCCAGACCGTGGCCTGTGATGGGCACAATGTGTCCACAGACATCATCCACCAGGAG GGCTGTTTGCCCAAGCTCCTGGAAATAACCAAGACTCAGAGTTTCAACCTAAGCGGGGACTCACTGGGGGCGGCAGTGATCCAG CTGCCAGGAATTCTCGCCACCTTGCTGCTGTTCACCAAGCTGGGCTGA
- the TMEM205 gene encoding transmembrane protein 205 produces the protein MEDGGSSGSLTQVVHLLVLSGAWGMQMWVTFASGFVLFRALPRHTFGLVQSKLFPFYFHISMACAFVSFCILAPQRAWAQLTFWEASQLFLTLLSLTLATINARWLEPRTTAAMWALQTVEKERGLGGEVPGSHQGADPYRQLRGQDPKYAALRQIFFQYHGLSAVCNLGCLVSNGLCLAALALRLGSL, from the exons ATGGAGGATGGCGGGAGCTCGGGGAGCCTGACTCAGGTGGTCCACCTACTGGTCTTGTCAGGGGCCTGGGGCATGCAAATGTGGGTGACCTTCGCCTCAG GCTTCGTGCTTTTCCGAGCCCTTCCCCGACATACCTTCGGCCTCGTGCAGAGCAAACTCTTCCCTTTCTACTTTCACATCTCCATGGCCTGTGCCTTCGTCAGCTTCTGCATCTTGGCTCCACAGCGAGCCTGGGCTCAGCTCACATTCTGGGAGGCCAGCCAG ctCTTCCTGACGCTCCTGAGCCTCACGCTGGCCACCATCAACGCCCGCTGGCTGGAGCCCCGCACCACGGCCGCCATGTGGGCCCTGCAGACCGTGGAGAAGGAGCGCGGCCTGGGCGGGGAGGTGCCGGGCAGCCACCAGGGCGCCGACCCCTACCGCCAGCTGCGGGGGCAGGACCCCAAGTACGCGGCCCTCCGCCAGATCTTCTTCCAGTACCACGGGCTGTCCGCCGTGTGCAATCTGGGCTGCCTCGTGAGCAACGGGCTCTGTCTGGCGGCCCTGGCCCTGCGCCTTGGGAGCCTGTAG
- the CCDC159 gene encoding coiled-coil domain-containing protein 159 isoform X5 → MSRWYVDPDFSRPLYCCPLSPSNVGSPANRKCDKYLGSSSDKTLDYTIHWSRTSEPEALGPAASEDTVTSVDWKPGRDLRSQSREASPFPDPDPQEHSNDQDLLKRHHSVVAKKPLESSSSKIKVKSTAMIPDAQKLLRCELESLKSQLQAQTKAFEFLNHSVTMLEKESCLQQIKIQQLEEVLGATIRQPGKEGHKWGMEQGQQELYGALAQGLQGLQKTLRESEEVQRARTMRCLQLLAQEIRDSKKFLWEELELVREEVTFIYQKLQTQEEEITENLLNIQKMQKNQVKCRKVLTKMKQQGYEASNWPETEEMPPGGNGSWRDDLKKELSDIWSAVHVLQNSFDGLTLSSGGCPRASSLRGYKGHRCLSPPRPSWDSDSDSDPDPSQPFSKSRCFPPA, encoded by the exons ATGAGCAGGTGGTATGTG GACCCAGACTTCTCCAGGCCTCTCTACtgctgccctctctctccctccaatgTGGGTTCACCTGCTAACAGGAAGTGTGACAAGTACTTGG GTTCTTCTTCAGACAAGACCTTGGATTATACCATCCACTGGTCTAGGACCTCAGAGCCGGAGGCCTTGGGGCCGGCTGCTTCTGAGGACACAGTGACCAGCGTAGACTGGAAGCCAGGGAGGGACTTGAGGTCGCAGTCACGTGAGGCTTCCCCCTTCCCCGACCCAGACCCACAGGAGCACTCTAATGACCAGGACCTTCTGAAGAGACATCACAGCGTCGTCGCTAAG AAGCCCTTGGAGAGCAGCTCTTCCAAAATCAAAG TTAAGTCCACTGCGATGATTCCTGATGCCCAGAAGCTCCTGCGGTGCGAACTGGAGTCACTCAAGAGCCAGCTACAGGCCCAGACCAAG GCTTTCGAGTTCCTCAACCACTCGGTGACCATGTTGGAGAAAGAGAGCTGTCTGCAGCAAATCAAGATCCAACAGCTTGAAG AGGTGCTGGGCGCCACGATCCGTCAGCCGGGCAAGGAGGGACACAAGTGGGGCATGGAGCAGGGACAGCAGGAGCTGTACGGGGCCCTGGCGCAAGGCCTGCAGGGGCTTCAGAAGACCCTCCGAGAGAGCGAGGAGGTGCAGAGGGCCCGCACCATGCGCTGCCTGCAGCTGCTGGCCCAGGAGATCCGGGACAG CAAGAAGTTCCTgtgggaggagctggagctggtgCGGGAGGAGGTGACCTTCATCTATCAAAAGCTTC agACGCAGGAGGAGGAGATCACGGAGAACCTGCTGAACATCCAGAAGATGCAGAAGAACCAGGTGAAGTGCCGCAAG GTCCTGACCAAGATGAAGCAGCAGGGGTACGAGGCATCCAACTGGCCGGAGACTGAGGAGATGCCTCCAGGAGGCAATGGCTCCTGGAGGGATGACCTCAAGAAGGAGCTGAGTGACATATG GTCCGCTGTTCACGTGCTGCAGAACTCCTTTGACGGCCTCACCCTGTCCTCGgggggctgccccagggcctcGAGCCTCAGAG GTTACAAGGGGCACCGCTGCCTGAGCCCTCCACGCCCCTCCTGGGACTCCGACTCCGACTCCGACCCGGACCCTTCCCAGCCGTTCAGCAAGAGCCGCTGCTTCCCGCCTG CCTGA
- the CCDC159 gene encoding coiled-coil domain-containing protein 159 isoform X3, whose protein sequence is MSRCNPLLAGLPQDPDFSRPLYCCPLSPSNVGSPANRKCDKYLGSSSDKTLDYTIHWSRTSEPEALGPAASEDTVTSVDWKPGRDLRSQSREASPFPDPDPQEHSNDQDLLKRHHSVVAKKPLESSSSKIKVKSTAMIPDAQKLLRCELESLKSQLQAQTKAFEFLNHSVTMLEKESCLQQIKIQQLEEVLGATIRQPGKEGHKWGMEQGQQELYGALAQGLQGLQKTLRESEEVQRARTMRCLQLLAQEIRDSKKFLWEELELVREEVTFIYQKLQTQEEEITENLLNIQKMQKNQVKCRKVLTKMKQQGYEASNWPETEEMPPGGNGSWRDDLKKELSDIWSAVHVLQNSFDGLTLSSGGCPRASSLRGYKGHRCLSPPRPSWDSDSDSDPDPSQPFSKSRCFPPA, encoded by the exons ATGAGCAGGTG CAACCCCCTTCTGGCTGGCCTACCGCAGGACCCAGACTTCTCCAGGCCTCTCTACtgctgccctctctctccctccaatgTGGGTTCACCTGCTAACAGGAAGTGTGACAAGTACTTGG GTTCTTCTTCAGACAAGACCTTGGATTATACCATCCACTGGTCTAGGACCTCAGAGCCGGAGGCCTTGGGGCCGGCTGCTTCTGAGGACACAGTGACCAGCGTAGACTGGAAGCCAGGGAGGGACTTGAGGTCGCAGTCACGTGAGGCTTCCCCCTTCCCCGACCCAGACCCACAGGAGCACTCTAATGACCAGGACCTTCTGAAGAGACATCACAGCGTCGTCGCTAAG AAGCCCTTGGAGAGCAGCTCTTCCAAAATCAAAG TTAAGTCCACTGCGATGATTCCTGATGCCCAGAAGCTCCTGCGGTGCGAACTGGAGTCACTCAAGAGCCAGCTACAGGCCCAGACCAAG GCTTTCGAGTTCCTCAACCACTCGGTGACCATGTTGGAGAAAGAGAGCTGTCTGCAGCAAATCAAGATCCAACAGCTTGAAG AGGTGCTGGGCGCCACGATCCGTCAGCCGGGCAAGGAGGGACACAAGTGGGGCATGGAGCAGGGACAGCAGGAGCTGTACGGGGCCCTGGCGCAAGGCCTGCAGGGGCTTCAGAAGACCCTCCGAGAGAGCGAGGAGGTGCAGAGGGCCCGCACCATGCGCTGCCTGCAGCTGCTGGCCCAGGAGATCCGGGACAG CAAGAAGTTCCTgtgggaggagctggagctggtgCGGGAGGAGGTGACCTTCATCTATCAAAAGCTTC agACGCAGGAGGAGGAGATCACGGAGAACCTGCTGAACATCCAGAAGATGCAGAAGAACCAGGTGAAGTGCCGCAAG GTCCTGACCAAGATGAAGCAGCAGGGGTACGAGGCATCCAACTGGCCGGAGACTGAGGAGATGCCTCCAGGAGGCAATGGCTCCTGGAGGGATGACCTCAAGAAGGAGCTGAGTGACATATG GTCCGCTGTTCACGTGCTGCAGAACTCCTTTGACGGCCTCACCCTGTCCTCGgggggctgccccagggcctcGAGCCTCAGAG GTTACAAGGGGCACCGCTGCCTGAGCCCTCCACGCCCCTCCTGGGACTCCGACTCCGACTCCGACCCGGACCCTTCCCAGCCGTTCAGCAAGAGCCGCTGCTTCCCGCCTG CCTGA
- the CCDC159 gene encoding coiled-coil domain-containing protein 159 isoform X6, producing the protein MSRWYVKPLESSSSKIKVKSTAMIPDAQKLLRCELESLKSQLQAQTKAFEFLNHSVTMLEKESCLQQIKIQQLEEVLGATIRQPGKEGHKWGMEQGQQELYGALAQGLQGLQKTLRESEEVQRARTMRCLQLLAQEIRDSKKFLWEELELVREEVTFIYQKLQTQEEEITENLLNIQKMQKNQVKCRKVLTKMKQQGYEASNWPETEEMPPGGNGSWRDDLKKELSDIWSAVHVLQNSFDGLTLSSGGCPRASSLRGYKGHRCLSPPRPSWDSDSDSDPDPSQPFSKSRCFPPA; encoded by the exons ATGAGCAGGTGGTATGTG AAGCCCTTGGAGAGCAGCTCTTCCAAAATCAAAG TTAAGTCCACTGCGATGATTCCTGATGCCCAGAAGCTCCTGCGGTGCGAACTGGAGTCACTCAAGAGCCAGCTACAGGCCCAGACCAAG GCTTTCGAGTTCCTCAACCACTCGGTGACCATGTTGGAGAAAGAGAGCTGTCTGCAGCAAATCAAGATCCAACAGCTTGAAG AGGTGCTGGGCGCCACGATCCGTCAGCCGGGCAAGGAGGGACACAAGTGGGGCATGGAGCAGGGACAGCAGGAGCTGTACGGGGCCCTGGCGCAAGGCCTGCAGGGGCTTCAGAAGACCCTCCGAGAGAGCGAGGAGGTGCAGAGGGCCCGCACCATGCGCTGCCTGCAGCTGCTGGCCCAGGAGATCCGGGACAG CAAGAAGTTCCTgtgggaggagctggagctggtgCGGGAGGAGGTGACCTTCATCTATCAAAAGCTTC agACGCAGGAGGAGGAGATCACGGAGAACCTGCTGAACATCCAGAAGATGCAGAAGAACCAGGTGAAGTGCCGCAAG GTCCTGACCAAGATGAAGCAGCAGGGGTACGAGGCATCCAACTGGCCGGAGACTGAGGAGATGCCTCCAGGAGGCAATGGCTCCTGGAGGGATGACCTCAAGAAGGAGCTGAGTGACATATG GTCCGCTGTTCACGTGCTGCAGAACTCCTTTGACGGCCTCACCCTGTCCTCGgggggctgccccagggcctcGAGCCTCAGAG GTTACAAGGGGCACCGCTGCCTGAGCCCTCCACGCCCCTCCTGGGACTCCGACTCCGACTCCGACCCGGACCCTTCCCAGCCGTTCAGCAAGAGCCGCTGCTTCCCGCCTG CCTGA
- the TSPAN16 gene encoding tetraspanin-16 isoform X3, with protein sequence MAETHPPYSSFKKLSSFFNGITAVSGVVLIGLGFYVKFRGAALTRVLGLSHAHLHHVGYLCLVLGCVTVLLSFTGWYGVTKENRGTLLFCSLFMIFILIMEIGVTSVVLGFLPTVQDMGLEHNVVTLRTNYKGFNEPDDYSTDWNSVMEKLKCCGVKNYTDFSGSSFEMMTGHAYPRSCCKSIQTVACDGHNVSTDIIHQELPGILATLLLFTKLG encoded by the exons ATGGCTGAAACACACCCTCCGTATTCTTCCTTCAAGAAGCTATCATCTTTCTTCAATGGCATCACCGCT GTGTCTGGTGTGGTCCTCATTGGCCTGGGCTTCTATGTCAAGTTCAGAGGGGCTGCCCTAACGAGGGTCCTCGGGCTGTCCCATGCACACCTGCATCACGTTGGCTACCTGTGTCTGGTGTTGGGCTGCGTCACGGTCCTGCTCAGCTTCACTGGGTGGTACGGGGTTACCAAAGAGAACAGAGGCACGCTCCTGTTT TGTTCGTTGTTCATGATTTTCATTCTCATCATGGAAATCGGGGTCACCTCGGTGGTCCTTGGGTTCTTACCCACT GTTCAAGACATGGGCTTGGAGCACAACGTTGTGACCCTGAGGACGAACTATAAAGGTTTCAACGAGCCCGATGATTATTCCACGGACTGGAACTCGGTCATGGAGAAG CTAAAGTGCTGTGGAGTGAAAAACTACACGGATTTTTCTGGCTCCTCCTTTGAAATGATGACAGGTCACGCCTACCCCAGGAGTTGCTGTAAATCCATCCAGACCGTGGCCTGTGATGGGCACAATGTGTCCACAGACATCATCCACCAGGAG CTGCCAGGAATTCTCGCCACCTTGCTGCTGTTCACCAAGCTGGGCTGA
- the CCDC159 gene encoding coiled-coil domain-containing protein 159 isoform X4: MCNPLLAGLPQDPDFSRPLYCCPLSPSNVGSPANRKCDKYLGSSSDKTLDYTIHWSRTSEPEALGPAASEDTVTSVDWKPGRDLRSQSREASPFPDPDPQEHSNDQDLLKRHHSVVAKKPLESSSSKIKVKSTAMIPDAQKLLRCELESLKSQLQAQTKAFEFLNHSVTMLEKESCLQQIKIQQLEEVLGATIRQPGKEGHKWGMEQGQQELYGALAQGLQGLQKTLRESEEVQRARTMRCLQLLAQEIRDSKKFLWEELELVREEVTFIYQKLQTQEEEITENLLNIQKMQKNQVKCRKVLTKMKQQGYEASNWPETEEMPPGGNGSWRDDLKKELSDIWSAVHVLQNSFDGLTLSSGGCPRASSLRGYKGHRCLSPPRPSWDSDSDSDPDPSQPFSKSRCFPPA, translated from the exons ATGTG CAACCCCCTTCTGGCTGGCCTACCGCAGGACCCAGACTTCTCCAGGCCTCTCTACtgctgccctctctctccctccaatgTGGGTTCACCTGCTAACAGGAAGTGTGACAAGTACTTGG GTTCTTCTTCAGACAAGACCTTGGATTATACCATCCACTGGTCTAGGACCTCAGAGCCGGAGGCCTTGGGGCCGGCTGCTTCTGAGGACACAGTGACCAGCGTAGACTGGAAGCCAGGGAGGGACTTGAGGTCGCAGTCACGTGAGGCTTCCCCCTTCCCCGACCCAGACCCACAGGAGCACTCTAATGACCAGGACCTTCTGAAGAGACATCACAGCGTCGTCGCTAAG AAGCCCTTGGAGAGCAGCTCTTCCAAAATCAAAG TTAAGTCCACTGCGATGATTCCTGATGCCCAGAAGCTCCTGCGGTGCGAACTGGAGTCACTCAAGAGCCAGCTACAGGCCCAGACCAAG GCTTTCGAGTTCCTCAACCACTCGGTGACCATGTTGGAGAAAGAGAGCTGTCTGCAGCAAATCAAGATCCAACAGCTTGAAG AGGTGCTGGGCGCCACGATCCGTCAGCCGGGCAAGGAGGGACACAAGTGGGGCATGGAGCAGGGACAGCAGGAGCTGTACGGGGCCCTGGCGCAAGGCCTGCAGGGGCTTCAGAAGACCCTCCGAGAGAGCGAGGAGGTGCAGAGGGCCCGCACCATGCGCTGCCTGCAGCTGCTGGCCCAGGAGATCCGGGACAG CAAGAAGTTCCTgtgggaggagctggagctggtgCGGGAGGAGGTGACCTTCATCTATCAAAAGCTTC agACGCAGGAGGAGGAGATCACGGAGAACCTGCTGAACATCCAGAAGATGCAGAAGAACCAGGTGAAGTGCCGCAAG GTCCTGACCAAGATGAAGCAGCAGGGGTACGAGGCATCCAACTGGCCGGAGACTGAGGAGATGCCTCCAGGAGGCAATGGCTCCTGGAGGGATGACCTCAAGAAGGAGCTGAGTGACATATG GTCCGCTGTTCACGTGCTGCAGAACTCCTTTGACGGCCTCACCCTGTCCTCGgggggctgccccagggcctcGAGCCTCAGAG GTTACAAGGGGCACCGCTGCCTGAGCCCTCCACGCCCCTCCTGGGACTCCGACTCCGACTCCGACCCGGACCCTTCCCAGCCGTTCAGCAAGAGCCGCTGCTTCCCGCCTG CCTGA
- the TSPAN16 gene encoding tetraspanin-16 isoform X1 has product MAETHPPYSSFKKLSSFFNGITAVSGVVLIGLGFYVKFRGAALTRVLGLSHAHLHHVGYLCLVLGCVTVLLSFTGWYGVTKENRGTLLFCSLFMIFILIMEIGVTSVVLGFLPTVQDMGLEHNVVTLRTNYKGFNEPDDYSTDWNSVMEKLKCCGVKNYTDFSGSSFEMMTGHAYPRSCCKSIQTVACDGHNVSTDIIHQEGCLPKLLEITKTQSFNLSGDSLGAAVIQLPGILATLLLFTKLG; this is encoded by the exons ATGGCTGAAACACACCCTCCGTATTCTTCCTTCAAGAAGCTATCATCTTTCTTCAATGGCATCACCGCT GTGTCTGGTGTGGTCCTCATTGGCCTGGGCTTCTATGTCAAGTTCAGAGGGGCTGCCCTAACGAGGGTCCTCGGGCTGTCCCATGCACACCTGCATCACGTTGGCTACCTGTGTCTGGTGTTGGGCTGCGTCACGGTCCTGCTCAGCTTCACTGGGTGGTACGGGGTTACCAAAGAGAACAGAGGCACGCTCCTGTTT TGTTCGTTGTTCATGATTTTCATTCTCATCATGGAAATCGGGGTCACCTCGGTGGTCCTTGGGTTCTTACCCACT GTTCAAGACATGGGCTTGGAGCACAACGTTGTGACCCTGAGGACGAACTATAAAGGTTTCAACGAGCCCGATGATTATTCCACGGACTGGAACTCGGTCATGGAGAAG CTAAAGTGCTGTGGAGTGAAAAACTACACGGATTTTTCTGGCTCCTCCTTTGAAATGATGACAGGTCACGCCTACCCCAGGAGTTGCTGTAAATCCATCCAGACCGTGGCCTGTGATGGGCACAATGTGTCCACAGACATCATCCACCAGGAG GGCTGTTTGCCCAAGCTCCTGGAAATAACCAAGACTCAGAGTTTCAACCTAAGCGGGGACTCACTGGGGGCGGCAGTGATCCAG CTGCCAGGAATTCTCGCCACCTTGCTGCTGTTCACCAAGCTGGGCTGA
- the CCDC159 gene encoding coiled-coil domain-containing protein 159 isoform X1, which produces MRWCPHGIKFQRHSWGLASRSLMGQHEQVDPDFSRPLYCCPLSPSNVGSPANRKCDKYLGSSSDKTLDYTIHWSRTSEPEALGPAASEDTVTSVDWKPGRDLRSQSREASPFPDPDPQEHSNDQDLLKRHHSVVAKKPLESSSSKIKVKSTAMIPDAQKLLRCELESLKSQLQAQTKAFEFLNHSVTMLEKESCLQQIKIQQLEEVLGATIRQPGKEGHKWGMEQGQQELYGALAQGLQGLQKTLRESEEVQRARTMRCLQLLAQEIRDSKKFLWEELELVREEVTFIYQKLQTQEEEITENLLNIQKMQKNQVKCRKVLTKMKQQGYEASNWPETEEMPPGGNGSWRDDLKKELSDIWSAVHVLQNSFDGLTLSSGGCPRASSLRGYKGHRCLSPPRPSWDSDSDSDPDPSQPFSKSRCFPPA; this is translated from the exons ATGCGATGGTGTCCCCACGGGATCAAATTTCAGCGTCACAGCTGGGGGCTGGCTTCGCGGTCCCTGATGGGACAGCATGAGCAGGTG GACCCAGACTTCTCCAGGCCTCTCTACtgctgccctctctctccctccaatgTGGGTTCACCTGCTAACAGGAAGTGTGACAAGTACTTGG GTTCTTCTTCAGACAAGACCTTGGATTATACCATCCACTGGTCTAGGACCTCAGAGCCGGAGGCCTTGGGGCCGGCTGCTTCTGAGGACACAGTGACCAGCGTAGACTGGAAGCCAGGGAGGGACTTGAGGTCGCAGTCACGTGAGGCTTCCCCCTTCCCCGACCCAGACCCACAGGAGCACTCTAATGACCAGGACCTTCTGAAGAGACATCACAGCGTCGTCGCTAAG AAGCCCTTGGAGAGCAGCTCTTCCAAAATCAAAG TTAAGTCCACTGCGATGATTCCTGATGCCCAGAAGCTCCTGCGGTGCGAACTGGAGTCACTCAAGAGCCAGCTACAGGCCCAGACCAAG GCTTTCGAGTTCCTCAACCACTCGGTGACCATGTTGGAGAAAGAGAGCTGTCTGCAGCAAATCAAGATCCAACAGCTTGAAG AGGTGCTGGGCGCCACGATCCGTCAGCCGGGCAAGGAGGGACACAAGTGGGGCATGGAGCAGGGACAGCAGGAGCTGTACGGGGCCCTGGCGCAAGGCCTGCAGGGGCTTCAGAAGACCCTCCGAGAGAGCGAGGAGGTGCAGAGGGCCCGCACCATGCGCTGCCTGCAGCTGCTGGCCCAGGAGATCCGGGACAG CAAGAAGTTCCTgtgggaggagctggagctggtgCGGGAGGAGGTGACCTTCATCTATCAAAAGCTTC agACGCAGGAGGAGGAGATCACGGAGAACCTGCTGAACATCCAGAAGATGCAGAAGAACCAGGTGAAGTGCCGCAAG GTCCTGACCAAGATGAAGCAGCAGGGGTACGAGGCATCCAACTGGCCGGAGACTGAGGAGATGCCTCCAGGAGGCAATGGCTCCTGGAGGGATGACCTCAAGAAGGAGCTGAGTGACATATG GTCCGCTGTTCACGTGCTGCAGAACTCCTTTGACGGCCTCACCCTGTCCTCGgggggctgccccagggcctcGAGCCTCAGAG GTTACAAGGGGCACCGCTGCCTGAGCCCTCCACGCCCCTCCTGGGACTCCGACTCCGACTCCGACCCGGACCCTTCCCAGCCGTTCAGCAAGAGCCGCTGCTTCCCGCCTG CCTGA
- the RAB3D gene encoding ras-related protein Rab-3D, with protein MASAGDPPTGPRDAADQNFDYMFKLLLIGNSSVGKTSFLFRYADDSFTPAFVSTVGIDFKVKTVYRHDKRIKLQIWDTAGQERYRTITTAYYRGAMGFLLMYDIANQESFTAVQDWATQIKTYSWDNAQVILVGNKCDLEDERVVPTEDGRRLADDLGFEFFEASAKENVNVKQVFERLVDVICEKMNESLEPSSSPGSNGKGPALGDTPPPQPSGCSC; from the exons ATGGCGTCGGCTGGAGACCCCCCGACGGGCCCCCGGGATGCCGCAGACCAGAACTTCGACTACATGTTCAAGCTGCTGCTCATAGGCAACAGCAGCGTGGGGAAGACGTCCTTCTTGTTCCGGTACGCCGACGACTCCTTCACGCCCGCCTTCGTCAGCACCGTGGGCATCGACTTCAAGGTCAAGACCGTCTACCGCCACGACAAACGGATCAAGCTGCAGATCTGG GACACGGCGGGCCAGGAGCGCTACCGGACCATCACCACAGCCTACTACCGCGGGGCCATGGGCTTCCTCCTCATGTATGACATCGCCAACCAGGAGTCCTTCACCGCCGTGCAGGACTG GGCCACGCAGATCAAGACCTACTCTTGGGACAACGCCCAGGTCATCCTTGTGGGGAACAAGTGTGACTTAGAGGATGAGCGTGTCGTGCCCACCGAGGATGGCCGGAGGCTCGCCGATGACCTTG GTTTCGAGTTCTTCGAGGCCAGCGCCAAGGAGAATGTCAATGTGAAGCAGGTCTTTGAGCGTCTGGTGGATGTCATCTGCGAGAAGATGAATGAGTCCCTGGaacccagctccagcccaggcaGCAATGGAAAAGGCCCGGCCTTGGGGgacaccccacctccccagcccagcgGCTGCAGCTGCTAG
- the CCDC159 gene encoding coiled-coil domain-containing protein 159 isoform X2, translated as MRWCPHGIKFQRHSWGLASRSLMGQHEQDPDFSRPLYCCPLSPSNVGSPANRKCDKYLGSSSDKTLDYTIHWSRTSEPEALGPAASEDTVTSVDWKPGRDLRSQSREASPFPDPDPQEHSNDQDLLKRHHSVVAKKPLESSSSKIKVKSTAMIPDAQKLLRCELESLKSQLQAQTKAFEFLNHSVTMLEKESCLQQIKIQQLEEVLGATIRQPGKEGHKWGMEQGQQELYGALAQGLQGLQKTLRESEEVQRARTMRCLQLLAQEIRDSKKFLWEELELVREEVTFIYQKLQTQEEEITENLLNIQKMQKNQVKCRKVLTKMKQQGYEASNWPETEEMPPGGNGSWRDDLKKELSDIWSAVHVLQNSFDGLTLSSGGCPRASSLRGYKGHRCLSPPRPSWDSDSDSDPDPSQPFSKSRCFPPA; from the exons ATGCGATGGTGTCCCCACGGGATCAAATTTCAGCGTCACAGCTGGGGGCTGGCTTCGCGGTCCCTGATGGGACAGCATGAGCAG GACCCAGACTTCTCCAGGCCTCTCTACtgctgccctctctctccctccaatgTGGGTTCACCTGCTAACAGGAAGTGTGACAAGTACTTGG GTTCTTCTTCAGACAAGACCTTGGATTATACCATCCACTGGTCTAGGACCTCAGAGCCGGAGGCCTTGGGGCCGGCTGCTTCTGAGGACACAGTGACCAGCGTAGACTGGAAGCCAGGGAGGGACTTGAGGTCGCAGTCACGTGAGGCTTCCCCCTTCCCCGACCCAGACCCACAGGAGCACTCTAATGACCAGGACCTTCTGAAGAGACATCACAGCGTCGTCGCTAAG AAGCCCTTGGAGAGCAGCTCTTCCAAAATCAAAG TTAAGTCCACTGCGATGATTCCTGATGCCCAGAAGCTCCTGCGGTGCGAACTGGAGTCACTCAAGAGCCAGCTACAGGCCCAGACCAAG GCTTTCGAGTTCCTCAACCACTCGGTGACCATGTTGGAGAAAGAGAGCTGTCTGCAGCAAATCAAGATCCAACAGCTTGAAG AGGTGCTGGGCGCCACGATCCGTCAGCCGGGCAAGGAGGGACACAAGTGGGGCATGGAGCAGGGACAGCAGGAGCTGTACGGGGCCCTGGCGCAAGGCCTGCAGGGGCTTCAGAAGACCCTCCGAGAGAGCGAGGAGGTGCAGAGGGCCCGCACCATGCGCTGCCTGCAGCTGCTGGCCCAGGAGATCCGGGACAG CAAGAAGTTCCTgtgggaggagctggagctggtgCGGGAGGAGGTGACCTTCATCTATCAAAAGCTTC agACGCAGGAGGAGGAGATCACGGAGAACCTGCTGAACATCCAGAAGATGCAGAAGAACCAGGTGAAGTGCCGCAAG GTCCTGACCAAGATGAAGCAGCAGGGGTACGAGGCATCCAACTGGCCGGAGACTGAGGAGATGCCTCCAGGAGGCAATGGCTCCTGGAGGGATGACCTCAAGAAGGAGCTGAGTGACATATG GTCCGCTGTTCACGTGCTGCAGAACTCCTTTGACGGCCTCACCCTGTCCTCGgggggctgccccagggcctcGAGCCTCAGAG GTTACAAGGGGCACCGCTGCCTGAGCCCTCCACGCCCCTCCTGGGACTCCGACTCCGACTCCGACCCGGACCCTTCCCAGCCGTTCAGCAAGAGCCGCTGCTTCCCGCCTG CCTGA